In Stenotrophomonas sp. ESTM1D_MKCIP4_1, a single genomic region encodes these proteins:
- a CDS encoding SIMPL domain-containing protein, producing MRRTATPLLLALSLALGASMTAHAAPTSPSIATPAEGTLLNISANAEATRVPDVATLSAGVVTQAADGNSAMRQNAQQMDKVLAAIKAAGIAERDVQTSGVSLNPQYRYADNEAPKITGYQASNTVSLKVRDIAKLGKVLDALAAQGANQINGPQFEIDQPEPVYDEARLAALKKAQARAQTYATSLGLQVRRIVSISENSNGGFRPMPMMRAMAAGAAMDKATPVAPGESTVSVNLDVVFELGR from the coding sequence ATGCGCCGCACCGCCACCCCGCTGCTGCTTGCCCTGTCCCTCGCTCTTGGAGCCTCGATGACCGCCCACGCCGCCCCGACGTCGCCGTCGATCGCCACCCCGGCCGAAGGCACCCTGCTGAACATTTCGGCCAATGCCGAGGCCACCCGCGTACCGGACGTGGCGACCCTGTCGGCCGGCGTTGTGACCCAGGCGGCCGACGGCAACAGCGCCATGCGCCAGAACGCCCAGCAGATGGACAAGGTCCTGGCGGCGATCAAGGCCGCCGGCATCGCCGAGCGTGACGTGCAGACCAGCGGCGTCAGCCTCAACCCGCAGTACCGCTACGCCGACAACGAGGCACCGAAGATCACCGGCTACCAGGCCAGCAACACGGTCAGCCTGAAAGTTCGCGACATCGCCAAGCTGGGCAAGGTGCTCGATGCCCTGGCCGCCCAGGGCGCCAACCAGATCAACGGCCCGCAGTTCGAGATCGACCAGCCCGAGCCGGTCTATGACGAAGCCCGACTGGCAGCGCTGAAGAAGGCCCAGGCCCGTGCCCAGACCTATGCGACGTCGCTGGGCCTGCAGGTGCGCCGCATCGTCAGCATCTCCGAGAACAGCAACGGCGGCTTCCGCCCGATGCCGATGATGCGGGCCATGGCAGCGGGCGCCGCGATGGACAAGGCCACCCCGGTCGCACCGGGTGAATCGACCGTGTCGGTGAACCTGGACGTGGTGTTTGAACTGGGCCGCTGA
- a CDS encoding Maf family nucleotide pyrophosphatase, protein MLYLASRSPRRNQLLARLGRPFQALDLEVPEVRAAAESAEHYVCRVAADKARAGLARVLASDPQARVLGSDTEVVLEGEVFGKPADAAAARAMLARLAGRTHQVMTAVVVVDAAGQDSELVVSEVTFAPISAADIAAYVATGEPLDKAGAYAIQGGAERWIEHLSGSYSGVMGLPLLHTDRLLARCGVPAPTADAAREAADV, encoded by the coding sequence ATGCTCTATCTTGCTTCCCGCTCCCCCCGACGCAACCAGCTGCTGGCCCGACTCGGACGCCCTTTCCAGGCCCTCGACCTGGAGGTGCCCGAGGTGCGCGCGGCCGCCGAAAGCGCCGAACACTACGTCTGCCGCGTGGCGGCCGACAAGGCGCGCGCCGGCCTGGCCCGGGTGCTGGCCAGCGACCCGCAGGCGCGGGTGCTGGGCTCGGACACCGAGGTCGTGCTGGAGGGCGAAGTGTTCGGCAAGCCGGCCGATGCGGCCGCTGCGCGGGCCATGCTGGCGCGGCTGGCCGGGCGCACCCACCAGGTGATGACCGCCGTGGTGGTGGTGGATGCGGCGGGGCAGGACAGCGAGCTGGTTGTGTCCGAGGTGACCTTCGCCCCGATCAGTGCGGCGGACATCGCCGCCTACGTGGCCACCGGCGAGCCGCTGGACAAGGCTGGTGCCTATGCCATCCAGGGGGGGGCCGAACGCTGGATCGAACACCTTTCCGGCAGCTACTCCGGTGTCATGGGGTTGCCGCTGCTTCATACCGATCGTCTGCTGGCACGCTGCGGCGTGCCGGCCCCCACTGCCGACGCCGCCAGGGAGGCTGCCGATGTCTGA